In Cedecea neteri, a single genomic region encodes these proteins:
- the tynA gene encoding primary-amine oxidase, with amino-acid sequence MTMKTGKKALALAIALLISAGTNAPAFAHGGEAHMVPMKKTLTDFGADVQWDDYAQMFTLVKDGAYVKVKPNATSAIVNGKILKLEVPVIFKGKTAFISEGFINEVFQSGLDQTFAVEKKPHPLNSLSADEINKTVSIIKGAQDYKPNIRFTEISLREPPKEQVWKFVMDGTSVSQPREADVIMLDGRHIIEATVDLAAGKVKSWKPIEGAQGMVLLDDFASVQSIINNSKEFAEAVKKRGISDPSKVVTTPLTVGYFDGKDGLKQDQRLLKVVSYLDVGDGNYWAHPIENLVAVVDLEQKKIIKIEEGPVIPVPMTPRPYDGRDRQAANLKPLDIIEPEGKNYTITGDTIHWQNWDLHLRLNSRVGPIISTVTYNDNGTKRKIMYEGSLGGMIVPYGDPDIGWYFKAYLDAGDYGMGTLTSPIVRGKDAPANAVLLDETLADYTGKPTTIPRAIAIFERYAGPEYKHQEMGQPNVSSERRELVIRWISTVGNYDYIFDWVFHQNGTIGIDAGATGIEAVKGVKAKTMHDATAKEDTRYGTLIDHNIVGTTHQHIYNFRLDLDVDGENNSLTAIDPVVKPNTSGGPRTSTMQTNEYAIKNEQGAAQKFDPGTVRLLSNPNKENRMGNPVSYQLIPYAGGTHPVATGAKFAPDEWIYHRLSFMDKQLWVTRYNPDERYSEGKYPNRSAHDTGLGAYSKDNQSLENTDNVVWLTTGTTHIARAEEWPIMPTEWVHALLKPWNFFNETPTLVKSEDKESK; translated from the coding sequence ATGACAATGAAAACTGGAAAAAAAGCGCTGGCGCTGGCTATTGCGCTCCTGATCTCGGCGGGAACTAACGCCCCCGCTTTTGCCCACGGCGGCGAGGCACATATGGTGCCGATGAAAAAAACGCTGACGGATTTTGGCGCCGACGTCCAGTGGGACGATTACGCGCAGATGTTTACCCTTGTTAAAGACGGTGCCTATGTGAAGGTGAAGCCTAACGCCACCTCCGCCATCGTTAACGGCAAAATCCTCAAGCTTGAAGTGCCGGTGATTTTTAAGGGCAAAACGGCGTTTATCTCCGAAGGGTTTATCAATGAAGTTTTCCAGTCCGGGCTGGATCAAACCTTTGCCGTTGAGAAAAAGCCGCATCCGCTTAACTCGCTAAGCGCGGATGAGATCAATAAAACCGTGTCGATTATTAAAGGCGCGCAGGATTATAAACCTAATATTCGCTTTACCGAGATTTCGCTGCGAGAACCGCCTAAAGAGCAGGTCTGGAAGTTTGTGATGGATGGCACCAGCGTCAGCCAGCCGCGCGAGGCGGACGTCATCATGCTGGATGGCCGCCATATTATTGAAGCCACGGTGGATCTGGCCGCTGGAAAGGTAAAAAGCTGGAAACCTATCGAAGGCGCACAGGGTATGGTGCTGCTGGACGATTTTGCCAGCGTGCAGTCAATCATCAACAACAGCAAAGAGTTCGCGGAAGCGGTGAAAAAACGCGGTATCAGCGATCCGTCAAAAGTGGTTACTACCCCGCTCACCGTCGGCTATTTCGACGGCAAGGACGGCCTGAAGCAGGATCAGCGCCTGCTGAAAGTGGTGAGCTATCTTGACGTTGGCGACGGTAACTACTGGGCACATCCGATTGAAAACCTGGTCGCGGTGGTAGATCTCGAGCAGAAAAAAATCATCAAAATTGAGGAAGGCCCGGTCATTCCTGTGCCAATGACGCCCCGCCCTTATGATGGCCGCGACCGGCAGGCCGCCAACCTCAAGCCGCTGGATATCATTGAGCCGGAAGGGAAAAACTACACCATTACCGGCGACACGATTCACTGGCAAAACTGGGATTTGCACCTGCGCCTGAATTCCCGCGTTGGCCCGATTATTTCCACCGTGACCTACAACGACAACGGCACTAAACGGAAGATCATGTATGAAGGGTCGCTCGGCGGGATGATTGTGCCGTATGGCGACCCGGATATTGGCTGGTATTTTAAAGCTTACCTGGACGCCGGGGATTACGGCATGGGCACGCTCACGTCCCCTATCGTGCGCGGCAAAGATGCACCGGCTAACGCCGTCCTGCTGGACGAAACCCTGGCCGATTACACCGGTAAACCCACCACCATTCCGCGAGCTATCGCCATTTTCGAGCGCTACGCCGGGCCGGAATACAAACATCAGGAAATGGGGCAGCCGAACGTCAGCAGCGAACGTCGCGAGCTGGTGATCCGCTGGATAAGCACCGTCGGCAACTACGACTACATCTTTGACTGGGTCTTCCACCAGAACGGCACCATCGGTATTGATGCGGGCGCAACCGGGATTGAGGCAGTAAAAGGCGTGAAGGCCAAGACCATGCACGATGCCACGGCGAAAGAAGATACCCGCTACGGGACGCTGATCGACCACAATATTGTCGGCACGACGCATCAGCATATTTATAACTTCCGTTTGGATCTCGACGTGGACGGCGAAAACAACAGTCTGACCGCGATTGACCCGGTGGTGAAACCAAATACCAGCGGCGGCCCGCGCACCAGCACCATGCAAACCAATGAATACGCAATAAAAAACGAGCAGGGCGCAGCCCAGAAATTCGATCCGGGTACCGTTCGCCTGCTGAGCAATCCGAACAAAGAAAACCGCATGGGCAACCCGGTGTCCTACCAGTTGATTCCTTACGCTGGCGGAACGCATCCGGTCGCTACCGGCGCGAAGTTTGCCCCGGACGAGTGGATATACCATCGCCTGAGCTTTATGGATAAGCAGCTGTGGGTGACCCGCTACAACCCGGATGAGCGCTATTCCGAAGGGAAATACCCGAACCGCTCCGCGCACGACACCGGTTTAGGGGCTTACAGCAAAGACAATCAGTCGCTTGAAAACACGGATAACGTTGTCTGGTTAACTACCGGCACCACGCATATCGCCCGCGCCGAAGAGTGGCCCATCATGCCGACCGAGTGGGTTCACGCTCTGCTGAAACCGTGGAACTTCTTTAACGAAACGCCAACGCTTGTGAAGTCAGAAGATAAAGAGAGTAAATAG
- the paaZ gene encoding phenylacetic acid degradation bifunctional protein PaaZ, giving the protein MQQLTSYLSGTWFSGQGKERTIFHAVSGEPLWQVTSEGADMAAAKRFAIAQGGKALQAMTFIQRAAMLKAVAKHLLAQKEAFYEVSYQTGATRADSWVDIEGGISTLFAYAGMGNRELPDDTLWPEDELMPLSKQGGFAARHVLTSKSGVALHINAFNFPCWGMLEKLAPTWLAGMPAIIKPGTASAQLTQAMVKAIVESGLVPDGAISLICGGVGDLFEYLDEQDVVTFTGSASTGQKLRCHSNIVARSIPFTMEADSLNCCVLAEDVTPEQPEFALFVREVVREMTAKSGQKCTAIRRIIVPQNRLGSVVEALKAKLEKIQPGDPAAEGVRMGALVSLEQRDDVQRKVDQLIAAGCDVLLGGKADTAQQGAFFPPTLLLCQQPDETPAVHELEAFGPVATVMPYRDAEHAMALARAGQGSLAGTLVTADEQTARHFILGAARAHGRIQVLNQESSVESTGHGSPLPMLVHGGPGRAGGGEELGGLRAVKHYMQRTAIQGSPTMLAAVSGQWNYGAKVHEDAVHPFRKHFEELRIGESILTARRTVTEADITNFANLSGDRFYAHTDKIGAAESFFGERVAHGYFVVSAAAGLFVDPGVGPVIANYGMENLRFIEPVKIDDTIQVRLTCKRKTAKPQKTAEDKPVGVVEWAVDITNQHQQIVARYSILTLVARLHGDFAS; this is encoded by the coding sequence ATGCAACAGTTAACCAGCTATTTGTCCGGGACGTGGTTTAGCGGCCAGGGAAAAGAAAGAACTATTTTTCATGCCGTTAGCGGCGAGCCGCTGTGGCAGGTGACCAGCGAAGGGGCGGATATGGCGGCGGCAAAACGCTTCGCCATTGCACAAGGCGGCAAAGCGTTGCAGGCGATGACGTTTATTCAGCGCGCCGCGATGTTAAAAGCGGTGGCGAAGCACCTGCTGGCGCAGAAAGAAGCGTTTTACGAAGTCTCTTATCAAACGGGCGCCACCCGCGCCGACAGCTGGGTAGACATTGAGGGCGGCATCAGCACGCTGTTTGCCTACGCCGGAATGGGTAACCGCGAACTGCCGGACGACACGTTATGGCCGGAAGATGAATTGATGCCGCTGTCAAAACAGGGAGGATTCGCCGCCCGCCACGTGCTCACCTCGAAGTCGGGCGTGGCGCTGCACATCAACGCCTTTAACTTCCCCTGCTGGGGGATGCTCGAAAAACTGGCACCAACCTGGCTGGCCGGAATGCCCGCGATTATCAAGCCCGGCACGGCGAGCGCGCAGTTAACGCAGGCGATGGTGAAAGCGATTGTTGAGTCAGGACTGGTGCCGGACGGGGCGATAAGCCTGATCTGCGGCGGCGTGGGCGATTTGTTCGAGTATCTGGATGAGCAGGACGTGGTGACCTTCACCGGCTCGGCCAGCACCGGACAAAAGTTACGTTGTCACTCAAATATCGTTGCCCGTTCAATTCCCTTCACCATGGAAGCGGACTCGCTTAACTGCTGCGTGCTGGCGGAAGATGTCACGCCTGAACAGCCTGAATTTGCGCTGTTCGTGCGGGAAGTCGTGCGCGAGATGACCGCCAAGTCCGGGCAAAAATGTACCGCCATTCGCCGGATTATCGTGCCGCAAAACCGGCTGGGTTCTGTGGTTGAAGCGCTGAAAGCGAAACTGGAAAAAATACAACCCGGCGACCCGGCGGCGGAAGGCGTGCGCATGGGGGCGCTGGTCAGCCTTGAACAGCGGGATGATGTACAGCGTAAAGTTGACCAGCTGATTGCCGCCGGGTGTGATGTCCTGCTGGGCGGGAAGGCCGATACTGCGCAACAGGGCGCGTTCTTCCCGCCTACTCTTTTGCTTTGCCAGCAGCCGGACGAAACGCCAGCGGTGCATGAGCTTGAGGCCTTCGGCCCGGTTGCCACCGTGATGCCTTACCGGGATGCGGAACATGCCATGGCGCTGGCTCGCGCTGGTCAGGGTAGCCTGGCGGGTACGCTGGTGACCGCCGATGAGCAAACGGCCCGTCACTTTATTCTCGGCGCGGCCCGTGCCCACGGACGCATTCAGGTGCTGAACCAGGAATCGTCGGTGGAGTCCACCGGGCACGGTTCTCCATTGCCGATGCTGGTGCACGGCGGCCCAGGCCGCGCGGGTGGTGGTGAAGAGCTCGGCGGCCTGCGGGCGGTCAAGCACTATATGCAGCGCACCGCTATTCAGGGCAGCCCGACGATGCTTGCCGCCGTTAGCGGGCAATGGAACTACGGCGCAAAAGTTCACGAAGACGCAGTGCATCCGTTCCGCAAACATTTTGAGGAGCTACGCATCGGGGAAAGTATTCTGACTGCCCGTCGCACCGTCACCGAAGCCGATATCACCAACTTCGCCAACCTGAGCGGCGACCGGTTCTACGCCCATACCGACAAAATTGGCGCGGCGGAGTCCTTCTTTGGCGAGCGCGTGGCGCACGGTTACTTTGTGGTGTCTGCCGCCGCCGGGCTGTTTGTCGATCCCGGCGTTGGGCCAGTGATTGCCAACTACGGCATGGAAAACCTGCGCTTTATCGAGCCGGTAAAAATCGACGATACCATTCAGGTGCGCCTGACCTGCAAACGTAAAACCGCCAAGCCGCAGAAAACGGCGGAAGATAAACCGGTTGGCGTGGTGGAATGGGCGGTGGATATCACCAACCAGCATCAGCAGATTGTTGCGCGCTACTCGATTCTGACGCTGGTGGCCCGTCTGCACGGTGATTTTGCCTCATAA
- the paaA gene encoding 1,2-phenylacetyl-CoA epoxidase subunit PaaA has protein sequence MTEQERFDERIQQETAIEPQDWMPEAYRKTLIRQIGQHAHSEIVGMLPEGNWITRAPSLRRKAILLAKVQDEAGHGLYLYSAAETLGCAREDIYQKMLDGKMKYSSIFNYPTLNWADIGVIGWLVDGAAIVNQVALCRTSYGPYARAMVKICKEESFHQRQGFEACTVLANGSPEQRQMLQDAINRFWWPALMMFGPNDDNSPNSAQSLAWKIKRFGNDELRQRFVDNTVPQVELLGMTVPDPDLHLDKATGHYRFGDIDWQEFNEVVAGRGLCNEERLAAKRKAWEEGAWVREAALAYAEKQQARTAA, from the coding sequence GTGACAGAACAAGAACGCTTTGATGAGCGCATCCAGCAGGAAACCGCCATCGAACCACAGGACTGGATGCCGGAGGCATACCGCAAAACGCTGATCCGTCAGATAGGCCAGCATGCGCACTCGGAAATCGTCGGCATGCTGCCGGAAGGTAACTGGATAACTCGCGCCCCCAGCCTGCGCCGCAAGGCCATCCTGCTGGCCAAAGTGCAGGATGAAGCGGGACACGGGCTGTATCTCTATAGCGCTGCGGAAACCCTGGGCTGCGCCCGGGAAGATATCTACCAGAAGATGCTCGACGGCAAGATGAAGTACTCCTCCATCTTTAACTACCCGACGCTTAACTGGGCCGACATCGGCGTGATTGGCTGGCTGGTCGACGGGGCCGCCATCGTCAACCAGGTCGCGCTGTGCCGGACTTCTTACGGCCCGTACGCCCGGGCGATGGTGAAAATTTGCAAAGAAGAAAGCTTCCACCAGCGGCAGGGGTTTGAAGCCTGCACCGTGCTGGCGAACGGCAGTCCCGAACAGCGCCAGATGCTGCAGGACGCCATTAACCGCTTCTGGTGGCCGGCGCTGATGATGTTCGGGCCCAACGACGACAACTCGCCGAACAGCGCCCAAAGCCTTGCCTGGAAAATCAAACGCTTCGGCAATGACGAGCTGCGCCAGCGCTTTGTCGACAACACCGTGCCGCAGGTTGAGCTGCTGGGCATGACCGTGCCGGATCCCGACCTGCATCTTGATAAGGCTACCGGCCACTACCGTTTTGGTGACATCGACTGGCAGGAATTCAACGAAGTGGTGGCCGGGCGCGGCCTGTGCAACGAAGAGCGCCTCGCCGCCAAGCGTAAAGCCTGGGAAGAGGGGGCATGGGTGCGCGAAGCCGCCCTTGCGTATGCCGAAAAACAACAGGCCCGCACCGCCGCCTGA
- the paaB gene encoding 1,2-phenylacetyl-CoA epoxidase subunit PaaB translates to MSKIYWPLYEVFIRNKKGLSHRHVGSLHAADDQMALENARDAYTRRSEGCSIWVVKASEIVASQPEERPEFFDPADSKVYRHPTFYTLPDGIEHM, encoded by the coding sequence ATGAGCAAAATTTACTGGCCGCTGTACGAAGTTTTTATTCGCAATAAAAAAGGGCTGTCCCATCGCCATGTCGGCAGCCTGCACGCCGCCGACGACCAGATGGCGCTGGAAAACGCCCGCGACGCCTACACCCGCCGCAGCGAAGGCTGCTCCATCTGGGTAGTCAAAGCGAGCGAGATCGTCGCTTCACAGCCGGAAGAGCGCCCGGAATTTTTCGACCCGGCTGACAGCAAAGTCTACCGCCACCCAACGTTTTACACGCTGCCTGACGGCATCGAGCACATGTGA
- the paaC gene encoding 1,2-phenylacetyl-CoA epoxidase subunit PaaC — protein MTLDPVATYSLRLGDTCLVLAQRLSAWCGHAPELEIDLALANIGLDLLGQARNFLTYAAEREGEHLDEDRLAFGRDEREYRNLLLAEQPNGDFAETLVRQYLLDAWHVSLFGRLVESKDPQLAAIAAKAIKEVRYHLRFSRGWLIRLGNGTELSQAKAQSAVNKLWRFSGEMFVADELETELAEQGIAVDPLSLKAEWLQEVTAGLSDASLQAPAEQPYRTGGKQGLHTEHLGPLLAEMQYLQRAYPNQQW, from the coding sequence ATGACACTCGATCCTGTAGCGACCTACAGCCTGCGCCTGGGCGACACCTGCCTTGTGCTGGCCCAGCGTCTGAGCGCCTGGTGCGGCCATGCGCCGGAGCTGGAAATTGACCTGGCGCTGGCCAACATTGGCCTCGACCTGCTCGGCCAGGCGCGCAACTTCCTGACCTATGCCGCCGAGCGTGAAGGCGAACACCTCGACGAAGACCGGCTGGCCTTTGGCCGCGACGAGCGCGAATACCGCAACCTGCTGCTGGCGGAACAGCCCAACGGTGATTTCGCCGAAACGCTGGTGCGCCAGTACCTGCTGGATGCGTGGCACGTCTCGCTGTTCGGTCGGCTGGTTGAAAGCAAAGATCCGCAGCTGGCGGCCATTGCAGCTAAAGCGATTAAAGAAGTGCGCTATCACCTGCGCTTCAGCCGCGGCTGGCTGATTCGCCTGGGCAACGGCACTGAGCTGTCGCAGGCAAAAGCGCAAAGCGCTGTGAACAAACTGTGGCGCTTCAGCGGCGAAATGTTCGTTGCTGATGAGTTGGAAACCGAGCTGGCGGAGCAGGGGATCGCCGTCGATCCGCTTAGCCTCAAAGCCGAATGGCTGCAAGAAGTGACCGCCGGGCTGAGCGATGCCTCGCTGCAGGCCCCGGCAGAGCAGCCATACCGCACTGGCGGTAAGCAAGGCTTACACACCGAACACCTCGGCCCGCTGCTGGCTGAAATGCAGTACCTGCAGCGCGCTTACCCGAACCAGCAGTGGTAA
- the paaD gene encoding 1,2-phenylacetyl-CoA epoxidase subunit PaaD, translated as MQTATLQPAAVRDVWRLLSEISDPEIPVLTITDLGMVRSVEHRADGWHIGFTPTYSGCPATEFLLAAIRETLEGAKLSPVHIRQVLHPAWTTDWMSPEAKTRLREYGISPPQGHACHATVAAQVTCPRCGSEHTSLISEFGSTACKALYRCNSCREPFDYFKCI; from the coding sequence ATGCAAACCGCCACGCTTCAGCCCGCCGCCGTCCGCGACGTCTGGCGTCTGCTGAGTGAAATCAGTGACCCGGAAATCCCGGTGCTGACCATCACCGATCTCGGGATGGTGCGCAGCGTCGAGCACCGCGCGGACGGCTGGCACATCGGTTTTACGCCAACCTATTCCGGCTGCCCGGCCACTGAATTTTTGCTGGCCGCCATTCGGGAAACGCTGGAAGGCGCAAAGCTAAGCCCGGTGCATATCAGGCAGGTTTTGCATCCCGCCTGGACGACGGACTGGATGTCGCCGGAGGCCAAAACCCGGCTGCGCGAATACGGCATCAGCCCGCCGCAGGGGCATGCCTGCCATGCGACGGTCGCCGCCCAGGTGACCTGCCCACGCTGCGGGAGCGAACACACATCGCTCATCAGTGAATTCGGCTCCACGGCCTGTAAAGCGCTATACCGCTGCAACAGCTGCCGGGAACCCTTTGATTACTTTAAATGTATTTGA
- the paaE gene encoding 1,2-phenylacetyl-CoA epoxidase subunit PaaE codes for MTMFHSLKVARIEPETAEAVAITFSVPDALRGQYRFRPGQHLTLKARLGGEELRRCYSICRSENPGEICVAVKAIEGGRFSQYAVSDLTAGMSLEVMVPQGTFGYQPEAETRGNYLALAVGSGITPMLAIINATLATEPESSMTLVYGNRSSASMMFRQALADLKDRYPQRLQLIYLFSQERSDSELLSGRLDGEKLKQLGDHLLDVKGFDRTFICGPQSMMQATEAALKEMGVAPQDIYLEHFNTPGIAPGARSRAQAAGKTVTLRQDGVDRQITLTAGDESILDAALRQGADLPYACKGGVCATCRCKVLQGEVDMGVNYSLEPDQLAAGYVLSCQALPKGDDVVLDFDAQGL; via the coding sequence ATGACAATGTTTCATTCCCTGAAAGTGGCACGTATCGAACCCGAAACCGCCGAGGCGGTGGCGATTACCTTTTCGGTGCCGGACGCGCTGCGCGGGCAATATCGCTTTCGCCCAGGGCAGCATTTGACGCTGAAAGCCCGGCTGGGCGGGGAAGAGCTGCGCCGCTGCTACTCTATTTGCCGCTCTGAGAATCCCGGTGAAATATGCGTGGCGGTAAAAGCCATTGAAGGTGGCCGTTTTTCACAATACGCGGTCAGCGATTTAACCGCCGGGATGTCGCTCGAAGTGATGGTGCCGCAGGGGACGTTCGGCTACCAGCCGGAAGCGGAAACTCGCGGCAACTATCTGGCGCTCGCCGTTGGCTCTGGCATCACGCCGATGCTGGCCATTATCAACGCCACGCTCGCCACCGAGCCGGAAAGCAGCATGACCCTGGTTTACGGCAACCGCAGCAGCGCCAGCATGATGTTCCGCCAGGCGCTGGCCGACCTGAAAGACCGCTACCCGCAGCGCCTGCAGCTGATTTACCTGTTCAGCCAGGAAAGGTCGGACAGCGAGCTGCTCAGCGGCCGACTGGACGGTGAAAAATTGAAGCAGCTTGGCGACCACCTGCTGGACGTCAAAGGCTTTGACCGCACGTTTATTTGCGGCCCGCAAAGCATGATGCAGGCCACCGAAGCCGCGCTAAAAGAGATGGGCGTCGCGCCGCAGGATATCTACCTCGAACATTTCAACACGCCGGGGATTGCGCCGGGTGCTCGTTCCCGTGCTCAGGCGGCGGGTAAAACCGTCACCCTGCGCCAGGACGGCGTGGATCGCCAGATTACCCTGACCGCCGGGGACGAAAGCATTCTCGACGCGGCCCTGCGGCAGGGCGCGGATCTGCCGTATGCCTGCAAAGGCGGCGTTTGTGCCACCTGCCGCTGCAAGGTGCTGCAGGGGGAAGTGGACATGGGCGTCAACTACAGCCTGGAGCCGGATCAGCTGGCCGCAGGCTACGTGCTGAGCTGCCAGGCGCTGCCAAAGGGCGACGATGTGGTTCTCGACTTTGATGCGCAGGGGTTGTGA
- the paaF gene encoding 2,3-dehydroadipyl-CoA hydratase PaaF: MSELLSQQNGRVLTLTLNRPQARNALNNALLTLIAEALEVAQQDAAIGAVVITGNERFFAAGADLKEMASRDMPATLNDPRPQLWARLERFPKPLIAAVNGYAFGAGCELALLSDIIVAGDNARFGLPEITLGIMPGAGGTQRLIRSVGKALAYRMVLSGEAIDADQALRAGLVAEVHPAALTLEYAQKLAASIARHAPLALQAAKNALQQAQNTGLSQGLLQERQLFTLLAATEDRQEGIAAFLEKRPAEFKGR; this comes from the coding sequence ATGAGCGAACTTCTTAGCCAGCAAAACGGCCGGGTGCTAACCCTGACGCTAAACCGTCCGCAGGCGCGGAATGCGCTCAACAACGCGCTGCTGACGCTGATTGCCGAAGCGCTTGAAGTTGCGCAGCAGGACGCCGCCATCGGTGCCGTCGTCATTACCGGCAACGAACGTTTTTTTGCTGCCGGAGCCGATCTCAAAGAGATGGCAAGCCGGGATATGCCCGCCACGCTCAACGACCCGCGGCCCCAGCTTTGGGCACGCCTCGAGCGTTTCCCTAAACCCCTGATCGCCGCCGTGAACGGCTATGCGTTCGGGGCTGGCTGCGAGCTGGCGCTCCTGAGCGACATCATCGTGGCCGGGGATAACGCGCGCTTCGGCCTGCCGGAAATCACGCTCGGGATTATGCCCGGCGCGGGCGGCACTCAGCGGCTGATTCGTAGCGTAGGCAAAGCGCTGGCTTACCGCATGGTGCTGAGCGGCGAAGCTATCGACGCGGATCAGGCTTTACGCGCCGGGCTGGTTGCCGAAGTGCATCCCGCAGCCTTAACGCTGGAATACGCGCAGAAGCTTGCCGCCAGTATCGCTCGCCATGCCCCGCTGGCGCTGCAGGCCGCCAAAAATGCGCTTCAACAGGCGCAGAACACGGGCCTGAGCCAGGGGCTGTTGCAGGAACGTCAGCTGTTTACGCTGCTCGCCGCCACCGAAGATCGTCAGGAAGGCATCGCCGCTTTCCTGGAAAAACGACCTGCTGAATTCAAAGGACGTTAA
- the paaG gene encoding 2-(1,2-epoxy-1,2-dihydrophenyl)acetyl-CoA isomerase PaaG, translating to MMSFIISDVQSGVMTLTLNRPERLNSFNDEMHRQLAEVLTQAERDETIRCLLITGAGRGFCAGQDLNDRNIDPSGDAPDLGYSVETFYNPLLRRLAKLPKPVIAAVNGVAAGAGATLALGCDMVIAARSAKFIMSFSKLGLVPDCGGTWFLPRQTGRARAMGLALLGDTLTAGQAHDWGMIWQVVDDEQLSDTARQLAQHFATQPTFGLGLIKQALYASETNTLDAQLDLERDYQRLAGRSEDYREGVSAFLAKRPATFKGK from the coding sequence ATCATGAGTTTTATTATCAGCGATGTGCAAAGCGGGGTGATGACCCTGACCCTCAACCGCCCGGAGCGGCTGAACAGCTTCAACGATGAAATGCATCGTCAACTGGCGGAAGTCCTCACCCAGGCCGAGCGGGACGAAACCATTCGCTGCCTGCTGATCACGGGCGCAGGGCGCGGCTTCTGCGCCGGGCAGGATCTCAACGACCGCAACATTGACCCAAGTGGTGACGCCCCGGACCTCGGTTACTCGGTTGAAACGTTTTATAACCCGCTGCTGCGCCGCCTGGCGAAATTACCGAAGCCGGTGATTGCTGCTGTTAACGGCGTGGCCGCCGGAGCCGGAGCCACGCTGGCGCTGGGCTGCGACATGGTTATCGCCGCGCGTTCAGCAAAATTCATTATGTCTTTCAGCAAGCTGGGGCTGGTGCCCGACTGCGGCGGCACCTGGTTCTTGCCCCGCCAGACCGGACGTGCGCGGGCAATGGGGTTGGCGTTACTCGGCGACACGTTAACCGCCGGGCAGGCGCACGACTGGGGCATGATTTGGCAGGTCGTGGACGACGAACAGCTCAGCGATACCGCTCGCCAGCTGGCCCAACACTTTGCCACTCAGCCGACCTTTGGCCTGGGGCTTATCAAGCAGGCGCTTTATGCCTCGGAAACCAACACCCTGGACGCCCAGCTCGACCTGGAGCGCGATTATCAGCGCCTGGCTGGCCGCAGCGAAGATTACCGTGAAGGGGTTTCGGCTTTTCTGGCGAAGCGCCCGGCCACCTTTAAGGGGAAATAA